The following proteins come from a genomic window of Streptomyces sp. NBC_00539:
- a CDS encoding glycosyltransferase family 4 protein, producing MVSTNYAPEHAGIGPYATQIAEHWADLGHETHVLAGMPHYPAWSLEPEYKGALRRTERRAGVTVHRRAHTVPPRQTAVRRALFEGSILLHGAVAPPRMPKPDAVLAQMPSLAGGVLAARLAAKWRVPYVPVVQDLMGAAAAQSGISGGDKAAALAGRAEAYALKRATLVGVIHETFVDRVVGMGVPEEKIRLVPNWSHVAVPTKPRGETRRHLGWAPGQTVVLHSGNMGLKQGLEVLVGAARLDPDVRFVLMGDGSQRAALADLAADVPNLDIIPPAADGEFPDILAAADVLAVTQHAAVLDMSVPSKLTSYFQAGRPVVASVAAQGGTAQEVERSGAGVLVPPEDPHALLEAVRALAEDPGAADALGAAGPVHVAAHLSREAGLARIDALMDEALGGSRP from the coding sequence CTGGTTTCCACCAATTACGCTCCCGAGCACGCGGGGATTGGGCCGTACGCCACCCAGATCGCGGAGCACTGGGCGGATCTCGGCCACGAGACGCACGTACTCGCGGGCATGCCGCACTACCCGGCCTGGTCGCTGGAGCCGGAGTACAAGGGGGCGCTCCGGCGCACGGAACGGCGCGCGGGTGTCACCGTGCACCGGCGTGCGCACACCGTGCCGCCCCGCCAGACCGCCGTACGCCGGGCCCTGTTCGAAGGATCGATCCTGCTGCACGGCGCGGTGGCCCCGCCCCGGATGCCGAAGCCCGACGCGGTCCTCGCCCAGATGCCCAGCCTGGCCGGCGGGGTGCTCGCCGCACGCCTCGCCGCGAAGTGGAGGGTCCCCTACGTCCCGGTCGTCCAGGACCTGATGGGCGCCGCCGCCGCGCAGAGCGGGATCAGCGGCGGCGACAAGGCGGCCGCGCTGGCCGGGCGTGCCGAGGCCTACGCGCTGAAACGCGCCACCCTGGTCGGTGTCATCCACGAGACCTTCGTGGACCGGGTCGTCGGGATGGGCGTGCCCGAGGAGAAGATCCGCCTGGTGCCCAACTGGTCGCACGTGGCCGTGCCGACCAAGCCGCGCGGCGAGACCCGCCGCCACCTCGGCTGGGCGCCGGGACAGACGGTGGTCCTGCACTCCGGGAACATGGGCCTCAAGCAGGGGCTCGAAGTCCTCGTGGGCGCCGCCCGGCTCGACCCGGACGTCCGCTTCGTCCTGATGGGGGACGGCAGTCAGCGCGCGGCCCTCGCCGACCTCGCCGCCGACGTACCGAACCTCGACATCATCCCTCCTGCCGCCGACGGGGAGTTCCCCGATATCCTCGCGGCGGCGGACGTGCTCGCGGTCACCCAGCACGCGGCGGTGCTCGACATGAGCGTGCCCTCCAAGCTGACCTCGTACTTCCAGGCCGGCCGGCCCGTCGTCGCGTCCGTCGCTGCGCAGGGCGGGACCGCCCAGGAGGTGGAACGTTCCGGCGCGGGGGTGCTCGTACCGCCGGAGGACCCGCACGCCCTGCTCGAGGCCGTACGGGCGCTGGCCGAGGACCCGGGGGCCGCGGACGCGCTGGGCGCCGCCGGACCCGTCCACGTCGCGGCCCACCTGAGCCGCGAAGCGGGGCTGGCCCGCATCGACGCACTGATGGACGAAGCACTTGGGGGTTCCCGGCCGTGA
- a CDS encoding WcaF family extracellular polysaccharide biosynthesis acetyltransferase, with protein sequence MRDLPSFTLAGYDKGRGLLTQALWFAVMNTLFMAWFCPARLRVALLRAFGARIGEGVLIRHKVRVLWPWKLTVGDHAWIGEGAWLLNLEPVTIGAHACVSQEAMLCTGSHDHRAADFRYRNAPIVVEDGAWVAVRATVLAGVTIGRCAVAGAGSVVHKDLPALTLQTQDGRRRPVEEPK encoded by the coding sequence TTGCGTGATCTTCCTTCCTTCACGCTGGCCGGGTACGACAAGGGGCGCGGACTGCTGACGCAGGCGCTCTGGTTCGCGGTGATGAACACGCTCTTCATGGCGTGGTTCTGTCCGGCCCGGCTGCGGGTGGCGCTGCTGCGCGCGTTCGGCGCGCGGATCGGCGAGGGCGTGCTGATCCGGCACAAGGTGCGGGTGCTGTGGCCGTGGAAGCTGACGGTCGGCGACCACGCGTGGATCGGCGAGGGCGCCTGGCTGCTGAACCTGGAGCCGGTGACCATCGGTGCGCACGCGTGCGTCTCGCAGGAGGCGATGCTGTGCACCGGCTCGCACGACCACCGGGCCGCGGACTTCCGCTACCGCAACGCGCCCATCGTGGTGGAGGACGGTGCGTGGGTGGCCGTACGGGCCACCGTGCTGGCGGGTGTGACGATCGGTCGGTGCGCCGTGGCGGGCGCGGGCTCGGTGGTGCACAAGGACCTGCCCGCGCTGACCCTGCAGACCCAGGACGGGCGGCGCCGCCCGGTGGAGGAGCCCAAGTGA
- a CDS encoding lipopolysaccharide biosynthesis protein: MIETNRPAAAPAEDEPDLLRDQFRQLLRYRRLLGAGVGIGLLGGVYLGISTADTYVATADIVLRAPTDDPFNPSLAPDKAINIGSERQVALSSSTADEAAKKLGVPDSGVPALRSGLQVTNPPQTMVLRFTYTASSPREAAKRANAMTAAYLLKRQESLDVTRDKMVKGYQDQRDPVAKQLDDLVKQINAMPSGPGRDAAYSSKTDLQSKVNTLNSNIAKLQALDMAPGRVTSPATPPGDSDGPGLPMSLALGAAVGLALGLLAAWVRLVFDPAPRSEGDVARALRAPVLGSLPRDKTGGGPLLAAGEEDPRLAEEFRSVAFRLAYDSRFADRRRLLVVAPRGSSETAAAVAVNLAASFAETGKDVLLIEADLRTPVLASQLPTDAGGRPRWSQMPGGPGAGGRPGQQGDSDWPDGRQLVVDAGESGAFDLIPGEPVRNVARALTSPRATRLISEADSPNSTVVVLAPPVLSYADALALVDRVDGVLVVCDPRAVHRSDLSRIRELISGAGGTVLGAVLHAPLPGEKRGGRGKGKGKADPAGPAPAPAPARTSAPQPIRHEVAEAEQHIAGDGTDTVALRTVRTGRR; this comes from the coding sequence GTGATCGAGACGAACCGGCCGGCAGCGGCCCCCGCCGAGGACGAACCGGACCTCCTGCGGGACCAGTTCCGACAGCTCCTGCGCTACCGCCGCCTCCTCGGCGCGGGCGTCGGCATCGGACTGCTGGGCGGCGTCTACCTCGGCATATCGACGGCCGACACCTATGTCGCGACCGCCGACATCGTGCTGCGCGCACCCACGGACGACCCCTTCAACCCGAGCCTGGCGCCCGACAAGGCGATCAACATCGGCTCGGAACGCCAGGTGGCGCTCAGCTCCTCCACGGCCGACGAGGCGGCGAAGAAGCTCGGCGTCCCCGACTCCGGCGTCCCCGCCCTGCGCAGCGGCCTCCAGGTCACCAACCCGCCGCAGACGATGGTGCTCCGCTTCACGTACACCGCGTCCTCCCCCAGGGAAGCCGCGAAGCGCGCCAACGCGATGACCGCGGCCTACCTGCTCAAGCGGCAGGAGTCCCTGGACGTCACCCGCGACAAGATGGTCAAGGGCTACCAGGACCAGCGCGATCCGGTCGCCAAGCAGCTCGACGACCTCGTCAAGCAGATCAACGCCATGCCCTCGGGCCCCGGCCGCGACGCCGCGTACTCCTCCAAGACCGACCTCCAGAGCAAGGTCAACACCCTCAACAGCAACATCGCCAAGCTCCAGGCGCTGGACATGGCCCCGGGCCGGGTCACCAGCCCCGCGACCCCGCCCGGCGACTCCGACGGGCCGGGCCTGCCGATGTCCCTCGCGCTCGGCGCGGCCGTGGGTCTGGCGCTCGGCCTGCTCGCCGCCTGGGTCCGGCTCGTCTTCGACCCGGCGCCGCGTTCCGAGGGCGATGTGGCGCGGGCCCTGCGCGCGCCGGTACTGGGTTCCCTGCCGCGGGACAAGACCGGTGGCGGACCGCTGCTCGCCGCCGGCGAGGAAGACCCGCGCCTGGCGGAGGAGTTCCGGTCGGTGGCCTTCCGGCTCGCGTACGACTCCCGCTTCGCCGACCGGCGCCGGCTGCTGGTGGTCGCGCCGCGCGGCAGCAGCGAGACAGCCGCCGCCGTCGCCGTGAACCTGGCCGCCTCCTTCGCGGAGACCGGCAAGGACGTCCTGCTGATCGAGGCCGACCTGCGCACCCCGGTGCTGGCCAGCCAGTTGCCGACCGACGCCGGCGGGCGGCCGCGCTGGAGCCAGATGCCGGGCGGCCCGGGCGCGGGGGGCCGGCCCGGACAGCAGGGCGACTCCGACTGGCCCGACGGACGTCAGCTCGTCGTGGACGCCGGGGAGTCGGGCGCGTTCGACCTGATCCCCGGTGAGCCGGTCCGCAACGTCGCCCGCGCGCTGACCTCCCCGCGCGCCACCCGGCTGATCTCCGAGGCCGACTCGCCGAACTCCACCGTCGTGGTGCTCGCGCCGCCCGTGCTCTCGTACGCCGACGCGCTCGCGCTGGTCGACCGCGTGGACGGCGTGCTCGTGGTGTGCGACCCGCGGGCCGTGCACCGCAGCGACCTGTCCCGCATCCGGGAGCTCATCAGCGGCGCCGGCGGGACCGTGCTCGGCGCGGTGCTGCACGCGCCGCTGCCCGGCGAAAAGCGCGGCGGGCGCGGCAAGGGCAAGGGCAAGGCCGACCCCGCGGGACCGGCTCCGGCGCCCGCCCCGGCCCGCACGTCGGCGCCGCAGCCGATCCGGCACGAGGTCGCCGAGGCCGAGCAGCACATCGCCGGTGACGGCACCGACACCGTCGCGCTGCGCACGGTCCGCACGGGCCGGCGGTGA
- a CDS encoding CBM96 family carbohydrate-binding protein, which produces MRRSRGLTAALVLSLAGAGTGIGLVLMPEASAITPPVAFTADELPTWQPNGIVWAMAQAGGTVFAGGTFSAVRPPDGSGSGTEQEAVNFVALDAATGAPTSCKLAFTVGDGSATVRALAVSKDKKTLYAGGYFGAVNGTPVSSVAAIDIDTCTPKASFHPSFPSTVRAFAVTDDTLYAAGDFTTVEGQTRERFAAVDAGSGALRPFVANADEPGRAVAVTPDGKNVLLGGDFFTVNGQNTHALAVVDSATGAVAKTYGTIPSNSVVKSIATDATGFYTGNEGSGGGVFDGRIGLNLGDFSEKWRDRCLGATQFVLPYDGVLYSSSHAHDCSLNGEYPDGRRHHLLAQPTDFQGAPPAPVDGFVASPRKLGWFPDTNDGLGEGIGPRVMAVAEKGDTKYMWVGGEFTTVNGVAQQGLTRFASTGDVGAPTTPVASAASVKPGEVQVRWRTSYDEDDSKLTYRIYRNGSSTPAHTMTADSLEFERQQASWTDTTVKAGQSYTYRVTATDAAGNTSALSATASVTVPASVQSYPNQVRADGANLYWRYDDTVSPYVADSSAGGNTSGIQLNAPALRQTPGAVSGASTAMGFNGTSQQVYSDHRQTVGSSYTVETWFKTNTTRGGKLIGFGNNTDRNSGSYDKQLYMTNTGRLVFGVYNGSTRTLSTGLFETYNDNKWHHVVGTQGPSGMALYVDGQNKGTLNVTGFQQYAGFWHVGGDNLSSWPNRPTSNFFAGQIDETAVYPTALTQAQVKNHYDLAKAPTDTVSKVVTTEDTYINQGAPGQAYGTSTSLAVRGTSAYETYLRFNLPAAPAGTVLKAASLQVKTTTQTGAGTADTVSVVPVTGTWSAAGTTFNTKPTLGTTPLGSLAGVPDGSAIQNVELDTTAVSSVLGTNGYSVALTSTGTDPLWLWSSEATAADAAPQLILTFGPK; this is translated from the coding sequence ATGCGTAGATCCAGAGGGCTGACTGCTGCCCTCGTCCTGTCACTGGCCGGTGCCGGCACCGGCATAGGCCTGGTGCTGATGCCCGAGGCGTCCGCCATCACGCCGCCCGTGGCCTTCACCGCCGACGAGCTGCCCACCTGGCAGCCCAACGGCATCGTCTGGGCGATGGCCCAGGCCGGCGGCACGGTCTTCGCCGGCGGCACCTTCTCGGCGGTCCGTCCGCCGGACGGCAGTGGCAGCGGCACCGAGCAGGAAGCGGTGAACTTCGTGGCGCTCGACGCCGCGACCGGCGCCCCGACCTCCTGCAAGCTCGCCTTCACCGTCGGCGACGGCAGCGCCACCGTGCGCGCCCTGGCCGTCTCGAAGGACAAGAAGACCCTGTACGCGGGCGGCTACTTCGGCGCCGTCAACGGCACGCCGGTCTCCAGCGTCGCGGCGATCGACATCGACACCTGCACCCCCAAGGCGTCGTTCCACCCCAGCTTCCCCTCCACCGTGCGCGCGTTCGCCGTCACCGACGACACGCTGTACGCGGCGGGCGACTTCACCACCGTCGAGGGCCAGACCCGCGAGCGGTTCGCCGCGGTCGACGCCGGCTCCGGTGCGCTGAGGCCCTTCGTCGCCAACGCCGACGAGCCGGGCCGGGCGGTCGCGGTCACCCCCGACGGCAAGAACGTGCTGCTGGGCGGTGACTTCTTCACGGTCAACGGCCAGAACACGCACGCGCTGGCGGTCGTGGACTCCGCGACCGGCGCCGTCGCCAAGACGTACGGCACCATCCCGTCCAACTCGGTCGTCAAGTCGATCGCCACCGACGCGACGGGCTTCTACACCGGCAACGAGGGTTCCGGCGGCGGCGTATTCGACGGCCGCATCGGCCTCAACCTCGGTGACTTCAGCGAGAAGTGGCGCGACCGCTGCCTCGGTGCCACCCAGTTCGTCCTGCCGTACGACGGAGTCCTCTACAGCTCCTCGCACGCGCACGACTGCTCCCTGAACGGCGAGTACCCCGACGGCCGCCGTCACCACCTGCTGGCGCAGCCCACCGACTTCCAGGGCGCGCCCCCCGCCCCGGTGGACGGGTTCGTGGCCAGCCCCCGCAAGCTCGGCTGGTTCCCCGACACCAACGACGGCCTCGGCGAGGGCATCGGCCCGCGCGTCATGGCGGTCGCGGAGAAGGGCGACACCAAGTACATGTGGGTCGGTGGCGAGTTCACCACCGTCAACGGCGTCGCCCAGCAGGGCCTGACCCGCTTCGCCTCCACCGGTGACGTCGGCGCCCCGACCACCCCGGTCGCCAGCGCCGCGAGCGTCAAGCCCGGTGAGGTCCAGGTCCGCTGGCGCACCAGCTACGACGAGGACGACAGCAAGCTGACGTACCGGATCTACCGGAACGGCTCGTCCACCCCGGCGCACACGATGACCGCCGACTCCCTGGAGTTCGAGCGGCAGCAGGCCTCCTGGACCGACACCACGGTCAAGGCCGGCCAGTCCTACACCTACCGCGTGACCGCGACCGACGCCGCCGGCAACACCAGCGCGCTGTCGGCCACCGCCTCGGTGACGGTCCCCGCCTCGGTCCAGTCGTACCCGAACCAGGTCCGCGCCGACGGCGCCAACCTGTACTGGCGCTACGACGACACCGTCAGCCCCTACGTCGCCGACTCCTCCGCGGGCGGCAACACCAGCGGCATCCAGCTGAACGCCCCGGCCCTGCGCCAGACGCCCGGCGCCGTCTCCGGTGCCAGCACCGCGATGGGCTTCAACGGCACCAGCCAGCAGGTCTACAGCGACCACCGCCAGACGGTCGGCAGCAGCTACACCGTCGAGACCTGGTTCAAGACGAACACCACGCGCGGCGGCAAGCTGATCGGTTTCGGCAACAACACCGACCGCAACAGCGGCTCGTACGACAAGCAGCTGTACATGACCAACACCGGCCGCCTGGTCTTCGGCGTGTACAACGGCTCGACCCGGACCCTCTCCACCGGCCTGTTCGAGACGTACAACGACAACAAGTGGCACCACGTCGTCGGCACCCAGGGCCCCTCGGGCATGGCGCTGTACGTGGACGGGCAGAACAAGGGCACGCTCAACGTCACCGGCTTCCAGCAGTACGCCGGTTTCTGGCACGTGGGCGGCGACAACCTGAGCAGCTGGCCGAACCGTCCGACGAGCAACTTCTTCGCCGGACAGATCGACGAGACGGCCGTCTACCCGACGGCGCTGACCCAGGCCCAGGTCAAGAACCACTACGACCTCGCCAAGGCCCCCACCGACACGGTCTCCAAGGTCGTCACGACCGAGGACACCTACATCAACCAGGGCGCCCCCGGCCAGGCCTACGGCACGTCCACCTCGCTCGCGGTGCGCGGCACCTCGGCGTACGAGACGTACCTGCGCTTCAACCTGCCGGCCGCCCCGGCCGGGACGGTCCTCAAGGCGGCCTCGCTGCAGGTCAAGACCACGACGCAGACCGGTGCCGGTACGGCCGACACCGTGTCCGTGGTGCCGGTCACCGGCACCTGGAGCGCGGCGGGCACGACGTTCAACACCAAGCCCACCCTCGGCACCACCCCGCTCGGATCCCTCGCGGGCGTGCCGGACGGCTCGGCGATCCAGAACGTCGAACTGGACACCACCGCCGTCTCGTCGGTGCTGGGCACCAACGGCTACAGCGTGGCCCTGACGAGCACGGGCACCGACCCGCTGTGGCTCTGGTCCTCGGAGGCGACGGCCGCGGACGCCGCGCCGCAGCTGATCCTCACCTTCGGCCCCAAGTAA
- a CDS encoding glycosyltransferase, producing the protein MRVLHAVTLHSPSHAFGGPVRVALNLAKGLRARGHEARLLALGEGFPDPWPTSVEGVPAKLFPARRLLPLGFSGMTSPALLASAGRLVRDADVVHVHLARDLVTLPVALAALRARKPLVLQTHGMVDPSGKLLAKVLDAVAVRRLLRGADAVLYLTPHEREGLDAVVGPPALATAVRLVNGTPAQEERPAPAGAPRILYSARLQARKRPVDFVDAAPAVLAAHPDAEFVVAGPDEGELAAVRARIAELGLDAHFTVPGALSGAEVLAELRRAHVYVLPSVEEPFPMSVLEALAVGVPSVVTHSNGLARDVAAAGAGRAVEPGPAGVAEAVLALLDPDANRSASVAARKLAAQSFSMDAVLDTLLPVYGSARGAGA; encoded by the coding sequence TTGAGAGTTCTGCACGCCGTCACCCTGCACTCCCCCTCGCACGCCTTCGGCGGACCGGTGCGGGTGGCGCTGAACCTGGCGAAGGGGCTGCGGGCGCGCGGTCACGAAGCGCGGTTGCTCGCCCTGGGCGAGGGGTTCCCCGATCCGTGGCCCACCTCCGTGGAGGGGGTGCCCGCCAAGCTGTTCCCCGCGCGCAGGCTGCTGCCGCTGGGCTTCAGCGGGATGACCTCCCCGGCGCTCCTCGCCTCGGCGGGGCGGCTGGTGCGGGACGCCGACGTGGTCCACGTCCACCTCGCCCGGGACCTGGTGACGCTGCCGGTGGCGCTGGCCGCGCTGCGGGCCCGCAAGCCGCTGGTGCTCCAGACCCACGGCATGGTGGACCCGAGCGGGAAGCTGCTGGCCAAGGTGCTGGACGCGGTGGCGGTACGCCGGCTGCTGCGCGGCGCGGACGCGGTGCTGTACCTGACCCCGCACGAGCGCGAGGGACTGGACGCGGTGGTGGGGCCGCCCGCGCTGGCCACGGCGGTACGGCTGGTCAACGGCACCCCGGCGCAGGAGGAGCGCCCGGCTCCGGCGGGGGCGCCGCGCATCCTCTACTCGGCGCGCCTGCAGGCCCGCAAGCGGCCGGTGGACTTCGTGGACGCGGCCCCGGCGGTGCTGGCGGCGCATCCGGACGCGGAGTTCGTGGTGGCGGGGCCGGACGAGGGCGAACTGGCGGCGGTCCGGGCGCGGATCGCGGAGCTGGGGCTGGACGCGCACTTCACGGTCCCCGGGGCCCTGTCGGGCGCGGAGGTCCTGGCGGAGCTGCGCCGGGCCCACGTGTACGTACTGCCGTCGGTGGAGGAGCCCTTCCCCATGTCGGTGCTGGAGGCGCTGGCGGTGGGCGTGCCGTCGGTGGTGACCCACTCCAACGGTCTGGCCCGGGACGTCGCCGCGGCGGGGGCCGGACGGGCGGTGGAACCGGGTCCGGCGGGGGTCGCCGAGGCGGTCCTCGCCCTCCTGGACCCGGACGCGAACCGGTCGGCCTCGGTCGCCGCCCGGAAGCTGGCGGCGCAGTCGTTCTCCATGGACGCGGTGCTGGACACCCTCCTGCCGGTGTACGGGTCCGCGCGCGGCGCGGGGGCGTAG
- a CDS encoding adenylyltransferase/cytidyltransferase family protein, which yields MSDLGAPARRPYRVGYAPGAYDLFHIGHLNILRHARSQCDYLVAGVVSDEMAELAKGRRPMIPLVERLEIVRSVKYVDAAFVETVPDKVETWKQVRFDVIFKGDDWRGTPKGDRLEKDFAEHGVDVVYFPYTVHTSSTQLRRALDALAQPLPEPLTAELR from the coding sequence ATGTCCGACCTTGGCGCGCCCGCACGCAGGCCGTATCGCGTCGGCTACGCGCCCGGAGCCTACGATCTGTTCCACATCGGACATCTCAACATCCTCCGGCACGCCCGCAGTCAGTGCGACTACCTGGTGGCCGGGGTGGTCTCCGACGAGATGGCCGAGCTCGCCAAGGGCCGCCGGCCGATGATCCCGCTCGTCGAACGGCTGGAGATCGTCCGCAGCGTCAAGTACGTGGACGCCGCCTTCGTGGAGACGGTCCCCGACAAGGTGGAGACCTGGAAGCAGGTCCGCTTCGACGTCATCTTCAAGGGCGACGACTGGCGCGGCACGCCCAAGGGCGACCGGCTGGAGAAGGACTTCGCCGAGCACGGGGTCGACGTCGTCTACTTCCCCTACACGGTGCACACCTCCAGCACGCAGCTGCGCCGGGCGCTGGACGCGCTGGCGCAGCCGCTCCCGGAACCCCTCACCGCGGAACTGCGCTGA